The Streptomyces nitrosporeus genome includes a window with the following:
- a CDS encoding isoprenyl transferase, which yields MNLRDLVYGLYARRVEGRLDHAQVPKHIGVILDGNRRWAKASGGSAVQGHQAGADKISELLGWCGETEVEVVTLWLLSTDNFDRPEAELVPLLGIIENTVRSLAADGRWRVHHVGTMDLLPARTQTVLKEAEEATAGVEGILVNVAVGYGGRQEIADAVRSLLLDHAAKGTTFEELAEVVSTDLISEHLYTRGQPDPDLVIRTSGEQRLSGFMLWQSAHSEYYFCEVFWPAFRKVDFLRALRDYAARHRRYGA from the coding sequence GTGAACTTGCGTGACCTGGTGTACGGGCTCTACGCGCGCCGTGTGGAAGGCCGCCTGGACCACGCCCAGGTGCCCAAGCACATCGGAGTCATCCTCGACGGCAACCGGCGATGGGCGAAGGCGTCGGGCGGGTCGGCCGTACAGGGGCACCAGGCCGGGGCCGACAAGATCTCCGAGCTCCTCGGCTGGTGCGGCGAGACCGAGGTCGAGGTCGTCACCCTGTGGCTGCTGTCCACGGACAACTTCGACCGGCCCGAGGCGGAACTGGTCCCGCTGCTCGGCATCATCGAGAACACGGTGCGCAGCCTCGCCGCCGACGGGCGGTGGCGCGTCCACCACGTCGGGACGATGGACCTGCTGCCCGCGCGGACCCAGACCGTGCTGAAGGAGGCGGAGGAGGCCACGGCCGGGGTCGAGGGGATACTCGTCAACGTCGCCGTCGGCTACGGCGGACGCCAGGAGATCGCGGACGCCGTCCGGTCACTGCTGCTGGACCACGCGGCCAAGGGCACCACCTTCGAGGAACTCGCCGAGGTCGTCTCCACGGACCTGATCTCCGAGCACCTCTACACCCGGGGACAGCCCGATCCCGACCTGGTGATCCGTACCAGCGGTGAGCAGCGGCTGTCCGGGTTCATGCTCTGGCAGAGCGCCCACTCCGAGTACTACTTCTGCGAGGTCTTCTGGCCGGCCTTCCGGAAGGTCGACTTCCTGCGGGCCCTGCGCGACTACGCCGCCCGCCACCGCCGTTACGGCGCCTGA
- the mgrA gene encoding L-glyceraldehyde 3-phosphate reductase, which produces MTESIHHRAAESRYDSMEYRRTGRSGLRLPAVSLGLWHNFGDDRDLATQRAILRRAFDLGVTHFDLANNYGPPPGSAELNFGKLFRQDFAPYRDELVVSTKAGYLMHPGPYGEWGSRKYLLSSLDASLRRTGLDYVDIFYSHRFDPATPLEETMGALASAVHRGKALYAGVSSYNSEQTAEAARLLREMGVPALIHQPSYSMVNRWIEADGLLDTLEEAGMGCISFAPLAQGLLTGKYLTGIPEGSRASQGKSLDPGLLTEEMVRRLRGLDGIARGRGQTLAQLALNWVLRDDRMTSALIGASSVEQLEENVAALAAPALSADELVEIDTFAVDTARTNIWANRG; this is translated from the coding sequence GTGACTGAATCCATCCACCACCGTGCCGCTGAGTCGCGATACGACTCCATGGAATACCGCAGGACCGGGCGCAGCGGCCTCAGGCTGCCCGCCGTCTCGCTCGGCCTGTGGCACAACTTCGGCGACGACCGGGACCTGGCCACCCAGCGGGCGATCCTGCGCCGCGCCTTCGACCTCGGTGTGACCCACTTCGACCTCGCCAACAACTACGGTCCGCCGCCGGGCTCCGCCGAGCTGAACTTCGGCAAGCTCTTCCGCCAGGACTTCGCGCCGTACCGGGACGAGCTGGTCGTCTCCACGAAGGCCGGTTACCTGATGCACCCGGGCCCGTACGGTGAGTGGGGCTCCCGTAAGTACCTGCTGTCCTCGCTGGACGCCTCCCTGCGGCGGACCGGCCTCGATTACGTCGACATCTTCTACTCGCACCGCTTCGACCCGGCGACCCCGCTGGAGGAGACCATGGGGGCGCTGGCCTCCGCGGTGCACCGGGGCAAGGCCCTCTACGCGGGGGTGTCCTCCTACAACTCCGAGCAGACGGCCGAGGCGGCCCGGCTGCTCCGGGAGATGGGGGTGCCGGCCCTGATCCACCAGCCGTCCTACTCGATGGTGAACCGCTGGATCGAGGCCGACGGACTGCTCGACACGCTGGAGGAGGCGGGTATGGGCTGCATCTCCTTCGCACCGCTCGCCCAGGGACTGCTCACCGGCAAGTACCTCACCGGGATCCCGGAGGGCTCGCGCGCCAGCCAGGGCAAGTCCCTGGACCCGGGGCTGCTCACCGAGGAGATGGTGCGGCGGCTGCGCGGTCTGGACGGCATCGCGCGGGGCCGCGGCCAGACCCTGGCCCAGCTGGCCCTCAACTGGGTGCTGCGGGACGACCGTATGACGTCGGCCCTGATCGGCGCGTCCAGCGTGGAGCAGCTGGAGGAGAACGTGGCCGCGCTCGCCGCGCCGGCGCTGTCGGCGGACGAGCTGGTCGAGATCGACACCTTCGCGGTGGACACCGCGCGCACCAACATCTGGGCGAACCGGGGCTGA
- a CDS encoding class I SAM-dependent methyltransferase, with translation MESSTPAPTPPVESGPGPRPASGPDGRFETLVAEAAAVPVDGWDFSWLDGRATEQRPSWGYARAMAGRMARAGAALDIQTGGGEVLASVPRLPALTVATESWPPNIARATALLHPRGVAVVADADEPPLPFGDGAFDLVVSRHPVTTWWEEIARVLVPGGTYFSQQVGPSSVFEIIEYFLGPQPDEARDARDPRHAAAGAEAAGLEVVGLRAERLRMEFFDIGAVVYFLRKVIWMVPGFTVEEYLPRLRSLHRKIESEGPFVAHSSRYLIEARKPR, from the coding sequence ATGGAATCCTCCACGCCCGCCCCCACACCCCCGGTGGAGTCCGGCCCCGGTCCCCGCCCGGCCTCCGGCCCGGACGGGCGCTTCGAGACGCTGGTCGCCGAGGCCGCAGCCGTACCGGTCGACGGCTGGGACTTCTCCTGGCTGGACGGGCGCGCCACCGAGCAGCGCCCTTCCTGGGGGTACGCCCGCGCCATGGCCGGCCGCATGGCCCGAGCCGGTGCCGCGCTCGACATCCAGACCGGCGGCGGAGAGGTGCTGGCCTCCGTGCCCCGGCTGCCGGCGCTGACCGTGGCCACCGAGTCCTGGCCCCCGAACATCGCCCGCGCCACCGCACTGCTCCACCCGCGCGGGGTGGCGGTGGTCGCGGACGCCGACGAACCGCCGCTGCCGTTCGGGGACGGCGCCTTCGACCTCGTGGTCAGCAGGCACCCGGTGACCACCTGGTGGGAGGAGATCGCCAGGGTGCTGGTGCCCGGCGGTACGTACTTCTCCCAACAGGTCGGGCCCTCCAGCGTGTTCGAGATCATCGAGTACTTCCTGGGCCCGCAGCCGGACGAGGCCCGGGACGCCCGCGACCCGCGGCACGCGGCGGCCGGGGCAGAGGCCGCGGGACTGGAGGTCGTCGGCCTGCGCGCGGAGAGGCTGCGGATGGAGTTCTTCGACATCGGGGCCGTCGTCTACTTCCTGCGCAAGGTCATCTGGATGGTTCCCGGCTTCACCGTCGAGGAGTACCTTCCCCGACTACGCTCCCTGCACCGGAAGATCGAGAGCGAAGGGCCGTTCGTCGCGCACAGCTCCAGGTACCTGATCGAGGCCCGCAAGCCCCGCTGA